From Streptomyces sp. TLI_235, a single genomic window includes:
- a CDS encoding RNA polymerase ECF family sigma subunit, translating to MAAPDTHRAIEAVWRIESARIIAGLARLVRDVGLAEELAQDALVAALEQWPATGVPDNPGAWLTVTARRRAVDRIRREAGLAAKLRLVAHELETDPPQGPQPEQAVLADEIEDDLLRLVFTACHPVLSTEARVALTLRLLGGLSTEEIARAFLTAEPTVAQRIVRAKRTLAGAEVPFEVPQGEELAPRLASVLEVVYLVFNEGYAATAGDDWMRPALCEEAMRLGRVLTGLMPREPEVHGLIALLEIQASRTPARTGPDGAPVLLLDQDRGRWDRLLIHRGLAALDRAEALAAAQGAPPGPYALQAAIAACHARAGTAEQTDWVRIAALYTALAARTPSPVVELNRAVALGMAFGPETGLALVDSLAGEPALRGYHLLPGVRGDLLARLGRHTEAAAEFTRAAGLTRNARERAVLLARAEESTRTAG from the coding sequence GTGGCGGCACCCGACACCCATCGTGCGATCGAGGCGGTCTGGCGGATCGAGTCGGCCCGGATCATCGCCGGGCTGGCCCGGCTGGTCCGCGACGTCGGCCTCGCCGAGGAACTCGCCCAGGACGCGCTGGTCGCCGCCCTGGAGCAGTGGCCCGCGACCGGCGTGCCGGACAACCCCGGGGCCTGGCTCACCGTCACCGCCCGGCGGCGCGCCGTCGACCGGATCCGCCGCGAGGCCGGGCTCGCGGCGAAGCTCCGCCTGGTCGCCCACGAACTGGAGACGGACCCGCCGCAGGGCCCGCAGCCGGAGCAGGCCGTCCTCGCCGACGAGATCGAGGACGACCTGCTCCGGCTGGTCTTCACCGCCTGCCACCCGGTGCTCTCCACCGAGGCCCGGGTGGCGCTCACCCTGCGGCTGCTCGGCGGCCTGTCCACCGAGGAGATCGCCCGCGCCTTCCTGACCGCCGAGCCGACCGTCGCCCAGCGGATCGTCCGCGCCAAGCGCACCCTCGCCGGGGCCGAGGTGCCCTTCGAGGTGCCGCAGGGCGAGGAGCTCGCCCCGCGCCTCGCCTCGGTCCTCGAAGTCGTCTACCTGGTCTTCAACGAGGGCTACGCGGCCACCGCCGGCGACGACTGGATGCGGCCCGCGCTCTGCGAGGAGGCGATGCGGCTCGGCCGGGTGCTCACCGGCCTGATGCCCCGCGAACCCGAGGTGCACGGCCTGATCGCGCTGCTGGAGATCCAGGCCTCCCGCACCCCCGCCCGCACCGGCCCGGACGGCGCCCCCGTCCTGCTGCTCGACCAGGACCGCGGCCGCTGGGACCGGCTGCTGATCCACCGCGGTCTCGCCGCACTCGACCGCGCCGAGGCGCTCGCCGCCGCGCAGGGCGCCCCGCCCGGCCCGTACGCCCTGCAGGCCGCCATCGCCGCCTGCCACGCCCGGGCCGGCACCGCCGAGCAGACCGACTGGGTGCGGATCGCCGCGCTCTACACCGCGCTGGCCGCGCGCACCCCCTCCCCGGTGGTCGAACTCAACCGGGCGGTCGCCCTCGGCATGGCCTTCGGCCCGGAGACCGGCCTGGCCCTGGTCGACTCCCTGGCCGGCGAGCCCGCCCTGCGCGGCTACCACCTGCTGCCCGGCGTCCGCGGCGACCTGCTCGCCCGCCTCGGCCGGCACACCGAGGCCGCCGCCGAGTTCACCCGCGCCGCCGGCCTCACCCGCAACGCCCGCGAACGCGCCGTGCTGCTCGCCCGGGCGGAGGAGAGCACCCGTACGGCCGGGTGA
- a CDS encoding potassium/proton antiporter membrane subunit (CPA2 family) (manually curated), which produces MHAATVFVDLGAVVLVLGLLGRLASRYGQSPIPLYLLGGLAFGHGGLLPLSSSEEFVATGAEIGVVLLLLMLGLEYTAADLVTNLKQQYPAGAVDFVLNALPGAAAGLLLGWGPVAAVVLAGVTWISSSGVIAKVLGDLGRLGNRETPVILSVLVLEDLSMALCLPILTALLAGAGLLAGSITLAIALATAGAVLFVALRYGRLISKFVSHDDPEKLLLVVFGLTLLVAGIARKLQVSAAVGAFLVGIALSGEAAEGAHTLLSPLRDLFAAVFFVFFGLSTDPTSIPPVLLPALALAVVTALTKIATGYWAARRAGIGPRGRWRAGGALVARGEFSIVIAGLAVTAGIEPDLGPLATAYVLILVLVGPLAARWTEPAAGRLAALRTRRWVPVRQRGAAGPAGGGDAAAADGESAVARTPS; this is translated from the exons GTGCACGCCGCCACCGTCTTCGTCGATCTCGGCGCCGTCGTCCTCGTCCTCGGTCTGCTCGGCCGGCTCGCGAGCCGCTACGGGCAGTCCCCGATACCCCTCTACCTGCTCGGCGGCCTGGCCTTCGGCCACGGCGGGCTACTACCGCTCAGCTCCAGCGAGGAGTTCGTCGCCACCGGCGCGGAGATCGGCGTCGTCCTGCTGCTGCTGATGCTCGGCCTGGAGTACACCGCGGCCGACCTGGTGACCAACCTCAAGCAGCAGTACCCGGCCGGCGCCGTCGACTTCGTCCTCAACGCGCTGCCGGGCGCGGCGGCCGGCCTGCTGCTGGGCTGGGGCCCGGTGGCCGCCGTGGTGCTGGCCGGAGTCACCTGGATCTCCTCCTCCGGGGTGATCGCCAAGGTGCTGGGCGACCTCGGGCGGCTCGGCAACCGGGAGACCCCGGTGATCCTCAGCGTGCTGGTGCTGGAGGACCTGTCGATGGCCCTCTGCCTGCCGATCCTCACCGCGCTGCTGGCCGGGGCCGGCCTGCTCGCCGGCAGCATCACGCTGGCGATCGCGCTGGCCACCGCGGGTGCGGTGCTGTTCGTCGCGCTCCGCTACGGGCGGCTGATCTCGAAGTTCGTCTCGCACGACGACCCGGAGAAGCTGCTGCTGGTGGTGTTCGGGCTGACGCTGCTGGTGGCCGGGATCGCCCGGAAGCTGCAGGTGTCGGCGGCGGTCGGCGCGTTCCTGGTCGGCATCGCGCTCTCCGGTGAGGCCGCCGAGGGCGCGCACACCCTGCTGAGCCCGCTGCGGGACCTCTTCGCGGCGGTGTTCTTCGTGTTCTTCGGCCTGAGCACCGATCCGACCTCCATCCCGCCGGTGCTGCTGCCCGCGCTCGCGCTGGCGGTCGTCACCGCGCTCACGAAGATCGCCACCGGCTACTGGGCGGCCCGCCGGGCCGGTATCGGTCCGCGCGGACGCTGGCGG GCGGGCGGCGCGCTGGTCGCCCGGGGCGAGTTCTCCATCGTCATCGCCGGCCTGGCGGTGACCGCGGGCATCGAGCCGGACCTCGGCCCGCTGGCCACCGCGTACGTGCTGATCCTGGTGCTCGTCGGCCCGCTCGCGGCCCGGTGGACGGAGCCCGCGGCCGGGCGGCTGGCCGCGCTGCGGACCCGGCGGTGGGTGCCCGTCCGGCAGCGCGGTGCGGCAGGGCCGGCGGGCGGCGGGGACGCCGCCGCGGCGGACGGCGAGTCGGCGGTCGCCCGCACCCCGTCCTGA
- a CDS encoding potassium/proton antiporter regulatory subunit (CPA2 family) codes for MPVPRVRTTSLPGVGVQYDLTTREHRHLSVIAHRDGTRSLNVYRADDPDACAQALHLTADESTALVDALMPAHHSPGVLHTTDLGLVAERVPLGGTSYWNGRLLGGTRMRTATGVSIVAVLRRTGAAPSPGPDFRLAGGDTLIVIGTREGVDAAAAILGRE; via the coding sequence GTGCCCGTTCCGCGAGTCCGGACGACCAGCCTGCCCGGTGTGGGTGTCCAGTACGACCTGACGACCCGAGAACACCGCCACCTCTCCGTCATCGCCCACCGCGACGGCACCCGCAGCCTCAACGTCTACCGGGCCGACGACCCGGACGCCTGCGCGCAGGCCCTGCACCTGACGGCGGACGAGTCGACCGCCCTGGTGGACGCGCTGATGCCGGCTCACCACAGCCCCGGCGTGCTGCACACCACCGACCTCGGCCTGGTCGCCGAGCGCGTCCCGCTCGGCGGCACCTCGTACTGGAACGGCCGGCTGCTCGGCGGCACCAGGATGCGGACGGCCACCGGCGTCTCCATCGTCGCGGTGCTCCGCCGCACCGGCGCGGCGCCCTCCCCCGGCCCGGACTTCCGGCTGGCCGGCGGGGACACGCTGATCGTCATCGGCACCCGCGAAGGTGTGGACGCCGCCGCCGCGATCCTCGGACGGGAGTGA
- a CDS encoding uncharacterized membrane protein YccF (DUF307 family), whose protein sequence is MKVIELILNVLWLLFCGIWMAIGYAIAGIICFILIITIPFGIAAFRIAGYVLWPFGRTTVEKPDAGAPSCVGNVIWLIFAGWWLAIAHFLTSIPLFLSIIGIPFGWANLKMIPISLAPLGREVVSTDERFAGW, encoded by the coding sequence ATGAAGGTGATCGAACTCATCCTCAACGTCCTGTGGCTGCTCTTCTGCGGCATCTGGATGGCGATCGGCTATGCGATCGCCGGGATCATCTGCTTCATCCTGATCATCACGATCCCGTTCGGCATCGCCGCGTTCCGGATCGCCGGCTACGTTCTGTGGCCGTTCGGACGCACCACGGTCGAGAAGCCGGACGCCGGGGCGCCGTCCTGCGTCGGCAACGTGATCTGGCTGATCTTCGCCGGCTGGTGGCTCGCCATCGCGCACTTCCTGACGAGCATCCCGCTGTTCCTGTCGATCATCGGCATCCCGTTCGGCTGGGCGAACCTCAAGATGATCCCGATCTCGCTCGCCCCGCTCGGCCGCGAGGTCGTCAGCACCGACGAGCGGTTCGCCGGCTGGTGA
- a CDS encoding phytoene synthase yields MPSWRATLTAAAVTDPPLRADHTAAARRVLRREQAPYLALRLLAAPPLVPYLVAGLAFMNLVDDTAENGTPRERADGLKDLTERTAEALDTPARSHDPVLRAYAHAVRTRGLPEHWVHAFLTGAATAEAEFTGFGTEQDYQEYLDTYALPGILVFTGLQYRGGPDEAQTRAWRRFVDAAQRVDFLADLASDLAAGRLCIPREHLAEHGVTPDDLARARDTPAVRDLLADQCRRARTALDAAADVVDHADPGLRAVGTTMTDLMAHQLAAVERAGVQALRRDIGYGLLAPLRILARARRTTRP; encoded by the coding sequence GTGCCCAGCTGGCGCGCCACCCTGACCGCCGCCGCCGTCACCGACCCGCCGCTGCGCGCCGACCACACCGCCGCCGCCCGGCGCGTCCTCCGCCGCGAACAGGCCCCCTACCTGGCCCTGCGCCTGCTCGCCGCGCCGCCGCTGGTGCCGTACCTGGTGGCCGGGCTCGCCTTCATGAACCTCGTCGACGACACGGCCGAGAACGGCACTCCCCGGGAGCGGGCCGACGGACTCAAGGACCTGACCGAGCGGACCGCCGAAGCACTCGACACCCCCGCCCGCAGCCACGACCCCGTCCTGCGGGCCTACGCGCACGCGGTCCGCACCCGCGGCCTGCCCGAGCACTGGGTGCACGCCTTCCTCACCGGCGCCGCCACCGCCGAGGCCGAGTTCACCGGCTTCGGCACGGAACAGGACTACCAGGAGTACCTCGACACCTACGCCCTGCCCGGCATCCTGGTCTTCACCGGCCTCCAGTACCGCGGCGGCCCCGACGAGGCGCAGACCCGGGCCTGGCGCCGCTTCGTCGACGCCGCGCAGCGCGTGGACTTCCTCGCCGACCTCGCAAGCGACCTCGCCGCCGGACGCCTCTGCATCCCCCGCGAACACCTCGCCGAACACGGCGTCACCCCCGACGACCTCGCCCGGGCCCGCGACACCCCCGCCGTCCGCGACCTGCTCGCCGACCAGTGCCGCCGGGCCCGCACCGCCCTGGACGCCGCCGCGGACGTGGTCGACCACGCCGACCCCGGCCTGCGCGCCGTCGGCACCACCATGACCGATCTGATGGCCCACCAACTCGCCGCCGTCGAAAGGGCCGGCGTCCAAGCCCTCCGCCGCGACATCGGCTACGGCCTCCTCGCCCCCCTCCGCATCCTCGCCCGAGCCCGTCGCACCACCCGCCCCTGA
- a CDS encoding prolyl-tRNA editing enzyme YbaK/EbsC (Cys-tRNA(Pro) deacylase) → MTATPSAAAPADLPERSLPVAEAFDAAGVPARIRVLPDSARTAAEAAAALGCEAGAIANSLVFVCDGAPLLVMTSGAHRVDTAFLADRLGAGPITRATAQQVRAATGQAIGGVAPVGHPAPLRTVVDTALEAHPVLWAAAGHPHTVVPLSYAELLHLTGGEPAPVTAD, encoded by the coding sequence ATGACCGCGACCCCGTCCGCAGCCGCCCCCGCCGACCTGCCCGAGCGCAGCCTCCCGGTCGCCGAGGCCTTCGACGCCGCGGGCGTCCCGGCCCGGATCCGCGTCCTGCCGGACTCCGCCCGGACGGCCGCCGAGGCCGCCGCCGCCCTCGGCTGCGAGGCCGGCGCGATCGCGAACAGCCTGGTGTTCGTCTGCGACGGCGCGCCGCTGCTGGTGATGACCAGCGGCGCCCACCGGGTGGACACGGCCTTCCTCGCCGACCGCCTGGGCGCCGGCCCGATCACCCGGGCCACCGCCCAGCAGGTCCGCGCCGCCACCGGCCAGGCGATCGGCGGCGTCGCCCCGGTCGGCCACCCGGCCCCGCTCCGCACGGTCGTGGACACCGCACTCGAGGCGCACCCGGTGCTGTGGGCGGCGGCCGGCCACCCGCACACCGTCGTCCCGCTGAGCTACGCCGAACTGCTGCACCTGACCGGCGGCGAGCCCGCCCCCGTCACCGCGGACTGA
- a CDS encoding DNA-binding transcriptional LysR family regulator, whose translation MTDGTPRRDTDLAPHELRILAAVDREGSFTAAASALGLTQSAVSHAVRTLEGKLGAVLFDRGRHGARATPAGERAAAHARQVLRLLAAMPAEVREASTGELAGRPVVVAFRSAAAHLLPAVLARVTARHPGLAPQVRIVRELGRGTAGEVADGRADLGIATVDPAAETPPGLVVVPLFEEAYALAHPAGHARPKDLPLVDWDENCSSYTRSWWSEQDWLPPATIRVEDDTVMLSLVARGIGMAVVPALSLLGAPPGLAVTDLGPRPPRRQVGYVTTPALARTAAVRTLVRELRSVPLPAGLTPVQRPSRASSPDSPASPASPAS comes from the coding sequence ATGACCGACGGAACCCCGCGCCGGGACACCGACCTCGCCCCGCACGAGCTGCGCATCCTGGCCGCCGTCGACCGGGAGGGCAGCTTCACCGCCGCGGCCTCCGCACTCGGGCTCACCCAGTCCGCGGTCTCGCACGCCGTCCGCACCCTGGAGGGCAAGCTCGGCGCGGTGCTGTTCGACCGGGGACGGCACGGCGCCCGGGCCACCCCGGCCGGCGAACGGGCCGCCGCGCACGCCCGCCAGGTGCTGCGCCTGCTGGCCGCGATGCCCGCCGAGGTCCGCGAGGCGTCCACCGGCGAACTCGCCGGACGCCCGGTGGTGGTGGCGTTCCGCAGCGCGGCCGCCCACCTGCTGCCCGCCGTGCTGGCCCGGGTCACCGCCCGGCACCCCGGGCTGGCCCCACAGGTACGGATCGTGCGGGAGCTGGGGCGCGGCACCGCCGGCGAGGTCGCGGACGGCCGCGCCGACCTCGGCATCGCCACCGTCGACCCGGCCGCCGAGACCCCGCCCGGACTGGTGGTGGTGCCGCTCTTCGAGGAGGCCTACGCCCTCGCCCACCCGGCCGGCCACGCCCGCCCGAAGGATCTGCCACTGGTCGATTGGGACGAGAACTGCAGCTCCTACACCAGGAGTTGGTGGTCCGAGCAGGACTGGCTTCCGCCCGCCACGATCCGCGTCGAGGACGACACCGTGATGCTCTCCCTCGTCGCCCGGGGCATCGGCATGGCCGTGGTGCCCGCCCTCAGCCTGCTCGGCGCACCTCCCGGCCTCGCCGTCACCGACCTCGGCCCGCGGCCGCCGCGCCGCCAGGTCGGGTACGTCACCACACCCGCGCTGGCCCGGACGGCCGCCGTCCGCACGCTCGTCCGCGAGCTGCGGTCCGTCCCGCTGCCGGCCGGGTTGACGCCCGTTCAGCGACCCTCTCGTGCCTCCTCGCCCGACTCGCCCGCCTCGCCCGCCTCGCCCGCCTCGTAG
- a CDS encoding G/U mismatch-specific uracil-DNA glycosylase codes for MTTPFRRPTAEELAAAHGATIPDVAAPGLRVLFCGINPGLWSGATGRHFARPGNRFWPALYRSGFTPRQLRPDEQAELLGFGLGITNVVARTTARADELTADEYREGGAALVERVGRLRPRVLAVLGIGAYRTAFRRPKAGVGPQPEGIGATEVWVLPNPSGLNAHYTPDGIAAEFRRLREAVESYEAGEAGEAGESGEEAREGR; via the coding sequence ATGACGACTCCCTTCCGGCGGCCGACGGCCGAGGAGCTGGCGGCCGCGCACGGCGCGACGATCCCGGACGTGGCGGCGCCCGGCCTGCGGGTGCTGTTCTGCGGGATCAACCCCGGTCTGTGGTCCGGTGCGACGGGCCGGCACTTCGCCCGCCCGGGCAACCGGTTCTGGCCGGCGCTGTACCGCTCCGGCTTCACTCCGCGGCAGCTCCGGCCGGACGAGCAGGCCGAGTTGCTCGGGTTCGGGCTGGGCATCACCAACGTGGTGGCGCGCACCACGGCCAGGGCGGACGAGTTGACCGCCGACGAGTACCGGGAGGGCGGGGCCGCCCTGGTCGAGCGGGTGGGACGGCTGCGGCCGCGGGTCCTGGCGGTGCTCGGGATCGGCGCGTACCGGACGGCGTTCCGGCGGCCGAAGGCCGGGGTCGGGCCACAGCCGGAGGGCATCGGGGCGACCGAGGTATGGGTGCTGCCGAACCCGAGCGGGCTCAACGCGCACTACACCCCGGACGGGATCGCCGCCGAGTTCCGCCGCCTACGCGAGGCCGTCGAGTCCTACGAGGCGGGCGAGGCGGGCGAGGCGGGCGAGTCGGGCGAGGAGGCACGAGAGGGTCGCTGA
- a CDS encoding EmrB/QacA subfamily drug resistance transporter (manually curated), with product MEARNPRRWWILVVLCLSTLVLVVDSMALTVAVPSMTEDIGATAQDTQWILDSYVLVFAGLLLTSGSLGDRFGRRKVMIIGLLLFGAASLAATFCTSPGEVIAARVAMGVGGALIMPSTLSILITVFDDEERGKAMAAWGSVSMLALVGSPVLGGVLIDHFSWHSIFFINVPVVALAVLAGLTLMPESKGPWRRPDPLGAVLSAVGMTALIWWIIELPQHGAFGGGSAVTLAVAVLALGAFVAWENTTASPMVPMALFKHRNFSGGSLSLTLLQIGNGGLLLVLTQYLQLVLGYSPVEAGLAFLPLAVTALIGNAAGAKLAAVIGNRYLVLAGMLVMAASFALLATVDADTGSTVPAVALGLLGLGAGLAMPAAVGALMGTIPAEQAGVGSALNDTIQQAGTALGIAILGSLLSSGFAREMPADVPEAAGHSIAGALASAGGDSGLVHTAREAFTTSMSTAFTLSAIGVLAAALLATLVMRDTKPEPTTPADEPELAS from the exons ATGGAAGCCCGCAATCCACGCCGCTGGTGGATCCTCGTCGTGCTGTGCCTGAGCACGCTGGTCCTGGTGGTCGACAGCATGGCGCTGACCGTCGCGGTGCCCTCGATGACCGAGGACATCGGCGCCACCGCCCAGGACACCCAGTGGATCCTCGACTCCTACGTCCTGGTCTTCGCCGGGCTCCTGCTCACCTCGGGCAGCCTCGGCGACCGGTTCGGCCGCCGGAAGGTCATGATCATCGGCCTGCTGCTCTTCGGCGCCGCCTCGCTGGCCGCCACCTTCTGCACCAGCCCCGGCGAGGTGATCGCCGCACGGGTCGCGATGGGCGTCGGCGGTGCGCTGATCATGCCCTCGACGCTGTCGATCCTCATCACCGTCTTCGACGACGAGGAGCGCGGCAAGGCGATGGCGGCCTGGGGCTCGGTGTCGATGCTCGCCCTGGTCGGCAGCCCCGTCCTCGGCGGCGTGCTGATCGACCACTTCTCCTGGCACTCGATCTTCTTCATCAACGTCCCGGTCGTCGCGCTGGCCGTCCTCGCCGGCCTGACCCTCATGCCGGAGTCGAAGGGCCCGTGGCGGAGGCCCGACCCGCTGGGCGCGGTGCTCTCCGCGGTCGGTATGACGGCACTGATCTGGTGGATCATCGAGCTGCCGCAGCACGGCGCGTTCGGCGGCGGATCCGCGGTCACCCTGGCCGTCGCGGTGCTCGCGCTCGGCGCCTTCGTGGCCTGGGAGAACACCACCGCCTCACCGATGGTGCCGATGGCCCTCTTCAAGCACCGCAACTTCAGCGGCGGTTCGCTGTCCCTGACGCTGCTGCAGATCGGCAACGGCGGCCTGCTGCTGGTGCTCACCCAGTACCTGCAGCTCGTCCTCGGGTACTCGCCGGTCGAAGCCGGCCTCGCCTTCCTGCCGCTGGCGGTCACCGCACTGATCGGCAACGCCGCC GGGGCCAAGCTCGCCGCGGTGATCGGCAACCGCTACCTGGTGCTCGCCGGGATGCTGGTGATGGCCGCCTCCTTCGCCCTGCTGGCCACCGTCGACGCCGACACCGGCTCCACCGTCCCGGCGGTCGCGCTCGGTCTGCTCGGCCTCGGCGCGGGACTGGCCATGCCGGCCGCGGTGGGCGCGCTGATGGGGACGATCCCCGCGGAGCAGGCGGGCGTCGGCTCGGCGCTGAACGACACCATCCAGCAGGCCGGCACCGCCCTCGGCATCGCCATCCTCGGCTCACTGCTCAGCAGCGGCTTCGCCCGCGAGATGCCGGCCGACGTCCCCGAGGCCGCCGGGCACTCGATCGCCGGGGCGCTGGCCTCGGCCGGCGGCGACAGCGGCCTCGTCCACACCGCCCGCGAGGCCTTCACCACCTCGATGTCGACCGCCTTCACCCTGAGCGCGATCGGCGTCCTGGCCGCCGCCCTCCTCGCCACCCTCGTCATGCGCGACACCAAGCCCGAGCCCACCACCCCGGCCGACGAACCCGAACTCGCTTCCTAA
- a CDS encoding TetR family transcriptional regulator, which produces MAAKSNPIPSVWARQQREPDQPALSRAAIVREAMAVLDAEGVEALSMRKLGARLNAGATSLYRHVATKDELMELAVDEVAAEIHVPAADSPDWRAAATEAARSFRAACLRHPWVASVLGQAGLAYLGPNLMSFSERLAALFTAAGFPEPSRAIDTVLSYVIGMSTTEAAWLTTVARSGESEHDFIARLMPAAQQAAAGLDHLGPAYTATDVADPVAIRDAKFAYGLDVVLDGLAMRLPH; this is translated from the coding sequence ATGGCCGCGAAGTCGAACCCGATCCCCTCCGTGTGGGCGCGGCAGCAGCGCGAGCCCGACCAGCCCGCGCTGAGCAGGGCCGCGATCGTGCGCGAGGCGATGGCCGTCCTGGACGCCGAAGGGGTCGAGGCGCTCAGCATGCGCAAGCTCGGCGCCCGACTGAACGCCGGCGCCACCTCTCTCTACCGGCACGTCGCCACCAAGGACGAGCTGATGGAGCTCGCCGTGGACGAGGTCGCCGCCGAGATCCACGTGCCGGCGGCGGACAGCCCCGACTGGCGCGCCGCCGCCACCGAGGCCGCCCGGTCCTTCCGGGCCGCCTGCCTGCGCCACCCGTGGGTCGCCTCGGTGCTCGGCCAGGCGGGCCTCGCCTATCTGGGCCCCAACCTGATGTCCTTCTCGGAGCGGCTGGCCGCCCTGTTCACCGCCGCCGGCTTCCCCGAACCGTCCCGGGCGATCGACACCGTCCTCAGCTACGTCATCGGCATGAGCACCACCGAGGCGGCCTGGCTCACCACCGTCGCCCGCTCCGGCGAGAGCGAGCACGACTTCATCGCCCGGCTGATGCCCGCCGCCCAGCAGGCCGCGGCCGGCCTCGACCACCTCGGCCCCGCCTACACCGCCACCGACGTCGCCGACCCGGTCGCGATCCGCGACGCCAAGTTCGCGTACGGCCTGGATGTCGTCCTCGACGGGCTGGCGATGCGCCTGCCGCACTGA
- a CDS encoding aegerolysin — protein MGTARRIGAAALALAAAGALSVGAAGTASAAEPVKGAAAPALASAARSVNVTFNNWTGCTLTREEWGLSHGIWTQEPPVRIYDQGIGTWASESNGFATGTEGSARFFSENCANPVLNGRLVRVHWNDPYAGSNSYDSSGTDLKFYVSRSGGSGNNASVQFSAWGR, from the coding sequence ATGGGCACAGCACGCAGAATCGGAGCGGCCGCTCTCGCACTGGCCGCGGCAGGGGCACTGTCCGTGGGGGCGGCCGGCACGGCCTCGGCCGCCGAGCCGGTGAAGGGGGCCGCCGCCCCGGCCCTGGCCTCGGCCGCCCGCAGCGTGAACGTGACCTTCAACAACTGGACCGGCTGCACCCTCACCCGCGAGGAGTGGGGCCTCAGCCACGGCATCTGGACACAGGAGCCGCCCGTCCGGATCTACGACCAGGGCATCGGCACCTGGGCCTCGGAGTCGAACGGCTTCGCCACCGGCACCGAGGGCTCCGCCCGGTTCTTCTCGGAGAACTGCGCGAACCCGGTGCTGAACGGCCGCCTGGTGCGGGTGCACTGGAACGACCCGTACGCCGGCTCCAACTCCTACGACTCCTCGGGGACGGACCTGAAGTTCTACGTCTCCCGCAGCGGTGGCTCGGGCAACAACGCGAGCGTCCAGTTCTCGGCCTGGGGCCGCTGA
- a CDS encoding cytosine deaminase produces the protein MTGADTAADGAPGREPALLLTGARLGDGRTVDVRIAGDRIQAVGTPGGLGTQHPPAGHPTAGHPPAGPAAGAATTRIDLTGYLLLPAPAEPHAHHDTAFSAALPGPPPDGAPELVRRVIEAALTALAYGATAQRTHVRIGDVHGLGRLEAVLTAARALRGLADLQAVAMPRLLTGRAGADGRAQLREALRLGAAAVGGCPELDPDPVGYAQVLLEAAREADRPVDLHCSGADPGRLARMVGVLAPLRPRVTVGPCDALAPGAATVLAGAGVRVVCLPQPGGCAGGERPPGGLQPSVVRELVQAGVPLAAGGGALRDLAAPVGRADPLEAAFLLASSGVLDPEEAYDAVANQARIALGLPPVRVDAGFPAELLAVRGDSLAGVLAGGHSRLVVHGGRVVSRTSAVREFADTVALALPRQTLPED, from the coding sequence ATGACCGGGGCAGACACGGCCGCCGACGGCGCGCCCGGCCGGGAGCCCGCCCTGCTGCTCACCGGCGCCCGGCTCGGCGACGGCCGGACGGTGGACGTCCGGATCGCCGGCGACCGCATCCAGGCGGTCGGCACCCCGGGCGGCCTCGGCACCCAGCACCCGCCCGCCGGGCACCCGACTGCCGGACACCCGCCCGCCGGTCCGGCGGCCGGTGCCGCCACCACCCGGATCGACCTCACCGGGTACCTGCTGCTGCCCGCCCCCGCCGAGCCGCACGCCCACCACGACACCGCCTTCTCCGCCGCGCTGCCCGGCCCGCCGCCGGACGGCGCGCCGGAACTCGTCCGCCGGGTCATCGAGGCCGCCCTCACCGCACTCGCCTACGGCGCCACCGCCCAGCGCACCCACGTCCGGATCGGCGACGTGCACGGACTCGGCCGGCTGGAGGCGGTGCTCACCGCCGCGCGGGCACTGCGCGGACTGGCCGACCTCCAGGCGGTGGCGATGCCCCGCCTGCTCACCGGCCGGGCCGGCGCGGACGGGCGGGCCCAGCTGCGCGAGGCGCTGCGACTCGGAGCCGCCGCCGTCGGCGGCTGCCCGGAGCTCGATCCCGACCCGGTGGGCTATGCGCAGGTGCTGCTGGAGGCCGCCCGCGAGGCGGACCGTCCGGTCGACCTGCACTGCTCGGGCGCCGACCCGGGCCGACTCGCGCGCATGGTGGGCGTGTTGGCGCCGCTGCGGCCACGGGTGACGGTGGGGCCCTGCGACGCGCTGGCCCCCGGCGCGGCCACCGTGCTGGCCGGCGCGGGCGTCCGGGTGGTCTGCCTGCCCCAGCCCGGCGGCTGCGCCGGCGGCGAACGCCCGCCCGGCGGCCTGCAGCCTTCCGTGGTTCGGGAGTTGGTGCAGGCAGGGGTGCCACTGGCGGCCGGCGGCGGGGCGCTGCGCGACCTCGCGGCCCCGGTCGGCCGGGCCGATCCGCTGGAGGCGGCCTTCCTGCTGGCGTCCTCGGGGGTGCTCGACCCGGAGGAGGCGTACGACGCGGTGGCCAACCAGGCGCGGATCGCGCTCGGCCTGCCGCCGGTGCGGGTGGACGCGGGATTCCCCGCCGAACTGCTGGCCGTGCGCGGCGACAGCCTGGCCGGGGTACTGGCCGGCGGGCACAGCCGGCTGGTGGTGCACGGCGGCCGGGTGGTCTCCCGCACCAGCGCGGTGAGGGAGTTCGCCGACACCGTGGCCCTTGCGCTGCCCCGACAGACCCTGCCGGAGGACTGA